Proteins from a genomic interval of Chryseobacterium indologenes:
- a CDS encoding DUF4919 domain-containing protein, producing MNTKAFFTLFFVGLLTIIQAQKPELKAPDYSSIQKNIEDKNSEFYYPILLKRLKENDPSLTGSEYRHLYFGYTFQKGYKPYKTGKKAEEVSKYYRGEGISEKDLSKGIQLFRDVLDENPMDLRAMNYLAYLYHLNKDDATAEKIAGSFHGLLNAILTSGDGLQCETGFHVISVTDEYVVLNRFQMESASQSSNSKCDYHQFEQGKYKIQGFYFNISRFYGKILD from the coding sequence ATGAATACTAAAGCATTTTTCACATTATTCTTCGTCGGTCTTCTTACGATTATCCAGGCGCAGAAGCCGGAACTCAAAGCACCCGATTATTCTTCAATTCAAAAGAATATTGAGGATAAAAATTCAGAATTTTATTATCCCATTCTTTTAAAAAGACTCAAAGAGAATGATCCTTCGCTTACCGGCAGTGAATACCGTCACCTTTATTTTGGATATACTTTTCAAAAAGGATACAAGCCTTACAAAACAGGAAAGAAAGCTGAAGAAGTTTCAAAATATTATCGCGGGGAAGGTATTTCTGAAAAAGATCTTTCAAAAGGAATTCAGCTGTTCCGGGATGTTTTGGATGAAAACCCGATGGATCTGCGAGCCATGAATTACCTGGCTTACCTGTATCATTTAAATAAAGATGATGCTACAGCAGAAAAAATTGCAGGAAGCTTCCACGGTTTATTAAATGCCATTCTTACTTCGGGAGATGGCTTACAATGTGAAACAGGTTTCCATGTTATTTCTGTGACTGATGAATATGTGGTTTTGAACAGGTTTCAGATGGAGTCTGCGTCACAAAGCTCAAACTCAAAATGTGACTATCACCAATTTGAGCAAGGAAAATATAAAATTCAGGGATTCTACTTTAACATCAGTAGATTTTATGGAAAAATATTAGATTAA